Within the Pirellulales bacterium genome, the region ACCTCCATTGCGCGCCTTCTATCACTGACCACGGATTCCCACTCCAATTCTTGGACGCGTCTTCGGGGCTAAAAGGTAAGTACGGAACATTTATGCTGGATCGCTGCACCCAAACCAACGGCCAGCCATGCTTGTACAATGGATACGCTCCCCTGCGGCCAGGGAACTCGACGAGGAACATCATCCCTGCCGTCAACAGCAGCACTAGCCACGTTGATGGATAAAGGCGGAGCAAGCGCCATTCGCCCGCGATGTGCGGCTCTTGTTTGGTCGGCGCAGTTGAAGTTTGGTTGTCCATCGCTCGCTACGATCAACTGCGGCAGCTTCAAACGTCGATGCGGCGCCAAGGCGGTATCGCTAGTACTCGATCACACCTAAGTTTTCGGGTTGGCCTTGCCGTAGCGGGAGCATCTTGCTCCCGCGGGCTGCGGCTGGAAGCCGCAGCTACGAAAAGCGTCGAACCCTAGAATCGAGAGGTGACAAAGCACTAGCCTGAGTTGCTTCATTATCCGCCGCGATGAACTGAACGTGCAACCGGATTTGGATCGGAACTGCCGACGTGTTCCGGGTCGTGGCGTTCTATGGGCTGGTCTGTTATTCTTGGTCTTGCTGTCCGACGCCTGCTGCGCAACTGCATTGATCGTTCGGCAACGAGCAAACTCAAGACGCCGGCATTGAAGGCGCGGCGGTTGAGAACCCCTCACAAAACCGCCTGGGAGAAGGGGACAGTCCCCGTTTTTGCTCCGCCGACCATCGCGGCGATGGTGCCCGCGCAAAAAGGGGGACAGTCCTCGGCAGATTTGTGACGGGTTCTAAGGCTGAGTTGCCCGCAGACCGGCCCCTGGTATACTTTCTTTCGCTCACGGACGAACGCCGGGCCAGCGTTAGCACGGAGTACGAGGTCATCGAGAAATGAATAGCACGGACGTGCCGATGTTTCCCCGACTCACTGTTTTGGCCAGCGGCAGCGCGGGCAATTCCAGCCTGTTGGAGGCGAACGGCTTCGGCCTCTTGATCGACATCGGTCTTGGGCCGCGGCAATTGGGCGCCCGGCTGGCCGCATCGGGCCGCTCGTGGCAGAACATCCGGGCCGTGGTGCTGACGCATACGCACGGAGATCACTGGAACGTCCGCACGCTGGCCGCTCTGCTCTCCAAGCGAATCGCGCTCTATTGCCACGACGAGCATCTGGCCGCGCTGGAAGAGAATTGTCCAGCGGAACTTTGCCAAGCGCTCGAAGCCGCGGGTTTGCTTCGCACTTATGCTGAAGAACAACAGTTCCCGCTTGGTGGCGGGACCGTAGCTTGCCTGCCACTCGCATTGCGGCATGACGGCGGGCGGACCTTTGGATTTCGATTCACGGGTCAGGGCGGATTGTTGCACGCCGCCTGGTCGGTCGGTTATGCCGCGGACCTGGGCTCCTGGGACGACCGCCTGGCCGACGGCCTATGCGACGTGGACCTGCTGGCCCTTGAGTTCAACCACGACGTGGAGATGCAGCGCTCGAGCGGGCGGCACCCGATGCTGATCGCCCGCTGCCTGGGAGACGAGGGGCATCTTTCCAACGAGCAAGCGGCGGAGTTGCTGAGCGAAACGATTCGGCGTTCGACGGCCAGGCGGCTGCGGCAGCTCATTCAATTGCACCTAAGCCGCCAGTGCAACCGCCCGTCGCTTGCGCAAGCGGCCGCCCAATCGGTCATCGACGCCATCGACCTTGATATAGCGATTCATACCGCCTTGCAAGACCGCCCCAGCCCGGCTTTCGAGTGCGGCGCGATGACGCTAGACCGGATTGCGTGATGAGGTGGTGAGACTCCGTAGGGAACGGGGCGTCCTCTGGGCCCTGTGGCGTTCCGTGAAGCGGCGCAAATCCCGATCAGAGCGGATTCTGAACGGCACCTGGGCCCGGAACGGCGCGCAGGTCCGGAACGGCACCGAGGCCGTTCCCTACGGCGTGAGGCCGGCGATGATCGCGCACCCGCGTTATTGATTGCCGCCGTTGTTCTCGATCGGCTTGGTCTCGAAGCCGAAATCGAGGCGTTCCGGCGGCTCGGCGGGCTTCGCGTCGTTGGAAGGCGTCGACGGATCGGCAGCCTTGGGGGGCGCCGAAAAGTCGAGACGGAGTTCCCCTCCCAAGCCCGAGCCACCCTCTTTCGAGACACCGACGAACTGGACCAGATTCGCGTTGAGCACGTAATCGGGGTGCTTGGTAAGAAACGTTTTCAGCGCAATTGGCTTCGATCGACTTCGCTGACCGCCGACATCCACGGCGACGACGAATCGGTCGGGCGCTCGCAAGGTGATCGTGCCGGTTTCACCGGCGGCAACATCCAAGTGCGCCCAGGGATTGGCCTTGGTGCTTTTTTCGGATGCGATCCACACGCCCACGGTGTCGTCGAGCGTGTTCTTGAAATGAAAGGCCACGTCCCCCTCGTCCGCCCGCGCCGGCCGAGGACCGGTGATCATCAACAGTGCCGAGACCATCAACGCCGCCGCCGAAAAGATCGTCTTCATCGAAATGTCTCCCGCAAATGAAGGGATTGAATGTTCATTAGAGCGCCTAACCAATCCGGCTGGGCAAAGGGGAAAATCCCCGCCGGATTTGTTAGGCGCTCTGAGCTTCATTGCTTGCCGTTGTCGCCGTTGAGCGGATTAGTTTCGAAGCCAAAGTCCAGTGTCTCCTGCGGCGCGGCGGCGTCCGCATCCTTCGGATTCTCGGATTGGTCCTGGGCTTTGGGCGGCGCGGAGAAATTGAATTCGAGTATTTCTCCGCCCCCGCCTCCGCCATCAT harbors:
- a CDS encoding MBL fold metallo-hydrolase, whose amino-acid sequence is MNSTDVPMFPRLTVLASGSAGNSSLLEANGFGLLIDIGLGPRQLGARLAASGRSWQNIRAVVLTHTHGDHWNVRTLAALLSKRIALYCHDEHLAALEENCPAELCQALEAAGLLRTYAEEQQFPLGGGTVACLPLALRHDGGRTFGFRFTGQGGLLHAAWSVGYAADLGSWDDRLADGLCDVDLLALEFNHDVEMQRSSGRHPMLIARCLGDEGHLSNEQAAELLSETIRRSTARRLRQLIQLHLSRQCNRPSLAQAAAQSVIDAIDLDIAIHTALQDRPSPAFECGAMTLDRIA